The Vanacampus margaritifer isolate UIUO_Vmar chromosome 16, RoL_Vmar_1.0, whole genome shotgun sequence genome includes the window GTGTCCTGCCCGCATCCTGGATCAGGCTGACGGGCAGCCTCATCTCCTTGGCGAGCCCCATGAGCTGAATTAACGTTTCCTCGTCCGGGGCCTTCACCACCACTTTGGGCTGGCCGCAGTACTCCCACATCTTGAGGAGCTCGGGGTTCCTGCGCTGCACTTGCTTGAAGGCAGCCACAGCCGCGTGGGCGCACTGGGCCGCCACCTTCCCCTTGCCCATCTTCAGGTTGGTGCGGACCGCCAGAATCAACTTGAACTCCCCTCCTTCCCCCATCACCATCGCTTCGTTCGAGCTGGAACCCATGGCACCCAGCCAACTTCTGGGAGAAGGACCCAAGTGGGAGCGCAGCTGCCAACCCAGGAGGAGCCCGCAGCCCACACCTAGGGCAACACCCATGCCCACGGGACTCTTCAGCATGTCCAATGGACCCTTGAGAATGTCCATGTTAAACCTGGGGCACATCAAACATagcaaaacattacatttattgTTGCTTAAATTCACTTTCTTGCAGGAAAATTCAGAATGAGCAATACTAAagaacattgttttgtttttcagtgtaATACTTGTTTGTTAAAACTTGATCAAGTTCCACTGCCAAATGCATCTCTTGAAATATATTCAATTGTAGAACTGTAATttgcagtgttattttttcataaatttatcCATAGAAATTTACAGGAACTTTTTCAACACTTACATTTGACCCCAGTTCACCATTATGTGTTGAACAGAATCTCGCGTTCAAATAGTCATTGTAGAGATCTTAATTTAAGAATGTCTCGTCGATGACACTCAGCTAATACATTTAATTGGATACGCTTAATTGACTTAATATATCGCACGTTTAGATGCAGCAGAGCGGTCTATTCGgcgagctaacgttagcttctGTTAGCACTTCGTCAGTAGCACATCGGTCTCTATGACAGTGGCGTAAAGGTTCGACTCGCTACTTTGGCTTAATGCAACAACGCTtttgtaaacatgttttcacAAAACGTTCGAAAAGTTACTCACTCGAATTAATCCCACGTACTGAACCGGCGACTTTTCTTCGGTCTTTTTGAGTCGCAGAAAAGTGTTGTAGCGCCATCTCGTGTATTGGAGTTAGGCCATCTACTTTTGTCTTAATCGTAGAAGTGTGTTAGCGCCACTTGGCGTACTGGAGAGTATCTTA containing:
- the ptrh2 gene encoding peptidyl-tRNA hydrolase 2, mitochondrial isoform X2 — encoded protein: MDILKGPLDMLKSPVGMGVALGVGCGLLLGWQLRSHLGPSPRSWLGAMGSSSNEAMVMGEGGEFKLILAVRTNLKMGKGKVAAQCAHAAVAAFKQVQRRNPELLKMWEYCGQPKVVVKAPDEETLIQLMGLAKEMRLPVSLIQDAGRTQIAPGSRTVLAIGPGPAELIDNISGDLKLY
- the ptrh2 gene encoding peptidyl-tRNA hydrolase 2, mitochondrial isoform X1; protein product: MVNWGQMFNMDILKGPLDMLKSPVGMGVALGVGCGLLLGWQLRSHLGPSPRSWLGAMGSSSNEAMVMGEGGEFKLILAVRTNLKMGKGKVAAQCAHAAVAAFKQVQRRNPELLKMWEYCGQPKVVVKAPDEETLIQLMGLAKEMRLPVSLIQDAGRTQIAPGSRTVLAIGPGPAELIDNISGDLKLY